The DNA segment GCCCATTTGCTGCATATGACCTGAAATATTTGAAAACACAGATATAACAGCATCATGTCCTATATTCATCGGACGGGCAATATACTTACCCGAAGATACCGGCTGTAAAATTCCTCCACTCATTGTTGCAGAAATCTTATTAAGAGGAACTCCAGGAACGCTAATACTTATAGGATTACTATAACCAGCATAAAGCATATTCATAAGATCGGCCGAAACAGTTGCGCTCGGTGCAACTACCGTATATTTTTGTGTAAAGTTTCTACGTAGCACATCTCCTCTTCCATTAGCCATAGTTATATAGCCAGTAAGATTGAAGTCGCCTGTACGAGTACATTGCATCTCATAAAGTCCATTGTGAAGATTTACACGTCTGTTACCTATATATATATTAGGTCGCTGAGTCGTATCTATTGCTGCCATTACAATTCTAGCTGTAAATTTGCCACCACTAATAATAGTCTGGGCATTAGGAATAACAAATGCGCTCAACTTATTTACACGTATGTCTTTCATATCTACATTTGAGACTAAAGTATGCAATACTTCTCCTTCTGCATATCTTACATCACTCTGCAATTTAGACAATAATGTCACAGCAGCAGCTACCGGCATATCCTCAAACATATACTCTTGCCAATTTTTACCCATGGTATGAGCTTTCCTAGGTAGTTTAGTCGAAAGATTGTTGTTTATAATCAATTTCTGATTTTCATCAGTAACCATAGTAAGTATACGCTCTCTATAAGAATTGATAGCATTGAATAGATTTTTACCTTTACCCCCTATTGGTGCTAACATTATCTGATTAGCAGGTTCTAGACTTTCCTTATTCTTTATATTTTGAAGGTCTCCATTTTTACCATCGGCCTCTTTTACAATAGCTACTTTCAATTGTTGAGCGAAGTCGTATAATGAATCACTCATTTCTTTTACCGAACGAGCTTTATCAAACCAAGCCTTAACTTTTTCAGGGTTAGACTTCATTTGAGAAGCAAAATCATTATATATAGCCTGATTCTCCTTATTCGAGCTAGCTGTAGTACGATTCAAGCTCTCCTCAACTATAGAAAAGCCATTGAGCACCTCAGTAGATACATTTAGAGCAAGCATTGCCATCAAGACGACATACATCAAATTTATCATCTTTTGGCGCGGAGATATTGGTCTTTTTTTTATTGCCATTTATTTAACCTTAAACATTTGCATCCAGATTACTAGCTCCAGAAGTAGCAGAACGCATGTTAACTGTCATTGCATCTATCATCCTAGCATAAATCTTATTCAACTGTTCTATTTGTCCTGCCATCTTTCTTGACTGGTCATTAATCTGATCTATTGTCCCTATTTGTGCACTAGCACTCTTAAGCTGCATTTCGTAAACTTTGCAAATGCCTGTAAGAGTACGATTAAGGTTTTCCATTTCTTCAGAATCCCTCGTAAGACGAGAACTCTGTTCTGAAACATTAGCAAGCATATCTGTAAGTTTTCTCAGCTCCTCTACATAATTACTTGTGGCCTCTGCCATCTCAGGAGAGACCTGTTGCTGTTCTCCAACCCATTCTGAATTTTGAATAGCTGAGTGTGCTTGCTCTGCTATATTATTGGATGTAACTTTTTCTCTATAGAATTGTTCACCTTTTAAATGAGACGAAACTATATTTGGGCTATGCACATCCTCTCTTTTAAACTTTTCGTTTTCTTCCAAATATTCATCTGTAACATGAGAAGGGATTTCTTTATCTATTGCAGTCTTGTCAAAAGGACGATCAAATGCAGAAATAAAAAATACGCAGACCTCTGTGCCCATACCTATGTAAAGCATCAAATTAGCACAGGGAAGATGAGTAAGTTTAAATAGTGTTCCAAGTATTACGATAGAGGCTCCCCAACTATATGAATAGTTTAGGAATGTCTGCCCGGGAACACTATCCATCCACTTTTGCAAACGGTAAACAATATTGTATTTACTATATTCTGTCATTTTACTTTTATTTTTTATTTTTATTACTCGTGCTACTCGCAAGACTTCTAACACATCTGAATCCAATATAAGATCGTGGTTGATTCTGATATTCATAAGAACGCCAAGCCGAACGAATAAATGATTCAGGATCTTTCCATGATCCTCCTCTTACACTTTTCTTTTTCAACCTATAAGGATCTTCTGTAGCAGCATTATA comes from the Xylanibacter oryzae DSM 17970 genome and includes:
- the gldM gene encoding type IX secretion system protein PorM/GldM — translated: MAIKKRPISPRQKMINLMYVVLMAMLALNVSTEVLNGFSIVEESLNRTTASSNKENQAIYNDFASQMKSNPEKVKAWFDKARSVKEMSDSLYDFAQQLKVAIVKEADGKNGDLQNIKNKESLEPANQIMLAPIGGKGKNLFNAINSYRERILTMVTDENQKLIINNNLSTKLPRKAHTMGKNWQEYMFEDMPVAAAVTLLSKLQSDVRYAEGEVLHTLVSNVDMKDIRVNKLSAFVIPNAQTIISGGKFTARIVMAAIDTTQRPNIYIGNRRVNLHNGLYEMQCTRTGDFNLTGYITMANGRGDVLRRNFTQKYTVVAPSATVSADLMNMLYAGYSNPISISVPGVPLNKISATMSGGILQPVSSGKYIARPMNIGHDAVISVFSNISGHMQQMGKFVFHVRKLPDPSAYIAFKDASGASSRYRGGSLSKGQLMSASSIGAAIDDGLLDIPFRVISFETVFFDNMGNAVPQASNGSNFSERQKEVFRKLQRNRRFYITHVVAVGPDGIERKLSTALEVVVR
- the gldL gene encoding T9SS inner membrane protein PorL/GldL, translating into MTEYSKYNIVYRLQKWMDSVPGQTFLNYSYSWGASIVILGTLFKLTHLPCANLMLYIGMGTEVCVFFISAFDRPFDKTAIDKEIPSHVTDEYLEENEKFKREDVHSPNIVSSHLKGEQFYREKVTSNNIAEQAHSAIQNSEWVGEQQQVSPEMAEATSNYVEELRKLTDMLANVSEQSSRLTRDSEEMENLNRTLTGICKVYEMQLKSASAQIGTIDQINDQSRKMAGQIEQLNKIYARMIDAMTVNMRSATSGASNLDANV